Proteins encoded by one window of Flexibacter flexilis DSM 6793:
- a CDS encoding TonB-dependent receptor codes for MGKMAGFVRDARTQEALIGVSIKLDGTNIGAVTNENGYYTINNIPTQSYNITASYIGYQSLTKYDVVVTSGNTLNLNFAIEEANTDLTEVEIKASPFLKNSETPNSIQSLSAQEIQSYPGGNNDVAKVVQSLPGVSGSVGFRNDLIIRGGAPNENVYYLDGIEIPNINHFSTQGSAGGPVGMLNVSFVEDVTLTTSGFNARYDNPLSGVLQFKQRTGNQERTQGNVRLGASEAALTLEGPLGKNGRTTYIVSARRSYLQFLFKAIGLPFLPDYWDYQYKISHKLTAKDEISVVGLGSIDNFEFNPPEYRANFTDEERKDYFENLAILDRIPLLTQRSSTGGLTWKHLQEGGKGFFTLTASTNFLDNRAEKYDNNDPSQTLRQKLKSTETENKLRFEHTLFHDKWTFSYGATLQRAHYANATYLLLRRAATDENGNPIAADFIDYNNTLTFAKYGVFGQVSRNFLSDKLKLSAGLRSDGNTYTTDGNNLSKTISPRLAACYALAKNLNINTSVGRYYKLAPYTVLGFEDNTGTRVNKNAGYISSNHAVLGLEYLPTPSTRITLEGFYKYYNRYPVSVHDSVSLANLGGDFGTLGNEATAPVGKMRTYGFEFLLQQKLTKNFYGILAYTYYFSEATAYGNTYKPTAWDNRHLLSFTGGYKLPRNWELGLRFRFLGKAPYSPTDTTASLAQYSATGQAVLDYSRVNSLRVASAYRTLDIRVDKKWNFKRWSLDIYAEVQNVLNTKNYSDPSFTLQRNPDGTIRTKNGQPYSPSQPFNAYATFIENTSGSRLPSIGMIVQF; via the coding sequence ATGGGCAAAATGGCGGGTTTTGTGCGCGATGCTCGCACACAAGAAGCACTTATTGGCGTTTCTATCAAATTAGACGGAACTAATATTGGTGCTGTAACCAACGAAAACGGCTATTATACGATTAATAATATTCCCACTCAGAGTTACAACATTACGGCTTCTTACATCGGCTACCAGTCTCTTACAAAATATGATGTGGTCGTTACGTCTGGAAATACGCTGAATCTGAACTTCGCCATCGAAGAAGCCAACACCGATTTGACGGAAGTCGAGATTAAAGCCAGTCCATTTCTCAAAAATTCTGAAACGCCCAACTCCATACAGTCGCTTTCGGCACAAGAAATACAGTCGTACCCTGGCGGAAACAACGACGTGGCCAAAGTGGTGCAATCGTTGCCTGGTGTTTCTGGGTCTGTTGGATTTCGTAATGATTTGATTATCAGAGGCGGTGCACCAAACGAAAATGTATATTATCTGGACGGCATCGAGATACCCAACATCAATCACTTTTCCACGCAAGGCAGCGCAGGCGGCCCCGTCGGGATGCTCAACGTGTCGTTTGTGGAGGACGTAACACTGACTACCAGCGGTTTTAATGCCCGTTACGACAATCCGCTTTCGGGCGTGCTGCAATTCAAGCAACGCACTGGCAATCAGGAACGTACACAAGGAAACGTGCGATTAGGCGCAAGCGAAGCCGCACTCACGCTCGAGGGTCCTTTGGGAAAAAATGGCCGCACTACATACATTGTTTCGGCGCGTCGGTCTTATCTACAGTTTTTGTTTAAAGCCATCGGGCTGCCGTTTTTGCCTGATTATTGGGATTATCAGTACAAAATCAGCCACAAACTCACGGCTAAAGACGAAATTAGTGTAGTGGGTTTGGGTTCTATTGATAATTTTGAATTTAATCCGCCCGAATATCGCGCCAATTTCACGGACGAAGAACGCAAAGATTATTTCGAGAATTTGGCCATTTTGGACAGAATCCCGCTCCTAACACAGCGCAGCAGCACGGGCGGGCTTACGTGGAAACACCTCCAAGAAGGCGGAAAAGGCTTTTTTACGCTGACGGCCAGCACGAATTTTCTGGACAATCGCGCCGAAAAATACGACAACAACGACCCGTCTCAGACGCTACGCCAAAAGCTCAAATCCACGGAGACCGAAAATAAATTGCGATTCGAACACACGCTTTTCCACGACAAATGGACTTTTAGTTACGGGGCAACGCTCCAACGCGCACACTACGCCAACGCCACCTATCTGCTGTTGCGCCGAGCCGCCACCGACGAAAACGGCAACCCAATAGCCGCCGATTTTATTGACTATAACAATACACTTACGTTTGCAAAATATGGCGTTTTCGGACAAGTTTCGCGCAACTTTTTAAGCGACAAACTCAAACTTTCGGCAGGGCTGCGCAGCGATGGCAACACCTATACAACCGACGGAAATAACCTTAGCAAAACCATCTCGCCACGTTTGGCGGCTTGTTACGCTTTAGCTAAAAATCTGAATATCAATACTTCCGTAGGCCGTTATTACAAATTAGCTCCTTATACCGTGCTTGGTTTTGAAGATAACACAGGCACGCGCGTAAACAAAAATGCGGGTTACATCAGCAGTAATCACGCGGTTTTGGGATTGGAATATCTGCCCACACCATCCACACGCATCACACTGGAAGGTTTCTACAAATATTATAATCGCTACCCCGTATCCGTGCACGATAGCGTTTCTTTGGCCAACTTGGGCGGCGATTTCGGGACACTCGGTAACGAGGCCACCGCACCTGTCGGCAAAATGCGCACTTACGGTTTTGAGTTTTTATTGCAACAAAAATTGACCAAAAACTTCTACGGCATTTTGGCCTACACCTATTATTTCAGTGAAGCCACCGCCTACGGAAACACTTACAAACCAACGGCTTGGGACAACCGACATTTGCTATCGTTTACGGGGGGTTACAAATTGCCGCGCAACTGGGAACTTGGTTTACGCTTCAGATTTTTGGGAAAAGCCCCCTACTCTCCCACCGACACCACCGCGTCTTTGGCGCAATATTCGGCCACAGGCCAAGCCGTTTTGGACTACAGTCGCGTGAACAGTCTGCGTGTGGCTTCGGCGTACCGCACTTTGGATATTCGGGTAGATAAAAAATGGAATTTCAAACGCTGGTCGCTGGATATTTACGCGGAAGTGCAGAATGTTTTGAATACAAAAAACTATTCTGACCCTTCGTTTACGCTCCAACGCAACCCCGACGGCACGATTCGCACCAAAAATGGGCAACCTTATTCGCCGAGCCAGCCATTCAATGCCTACGCGACTTTTATCGAAAACACGAGCGGTTCGCGCCTGCCAAGTATTGGTATGATTGTGCAGTTTTAA
- a CDS encoding leucine-rich repeat domain-containing protein, with translation MIKILDNGLKLMPSIDGIDSFLFDSSRAELSINYIKENNIKRVMLDHLTGFVASDLISIIPVSNLIQELVIASEKINYKGLEEFHNLTLLGALDNKKDTIDLNSFPNLVSLNCSITDRLKGLENCVKLKRLTISDYKSKTKDLSAIPTLEILEHLSLIKADTTTLHGVERYSNLKKLEIFSASKLEAIAALQALSGSLEEIQVEQCKKINDYETLGKVKSLKKIILSESGEIKSLAFVKELPLLEFISFWGTNVLDGNIKYCEGINYVGFDNKKHYTHKSEQFKK, from the coding sequence ATGATTAAAATATTAGATAACGGGCTTAAACTAATGCCGAGTATTGACGGCATAGATAGTTTTCTTTTTGACAGCAGTAGAGCTGAACTTTCAATAAATTACATTAAAGAAAATAACATTAAGAGAGTAATGCTTGATCACTTGACTGGATTTGTTGCAAGTGACTTAATATCAATAATACCTGTCAGTAATTTGATTCAAGAGTTAGTAATTGCAAGTGAGAAAATCAATTATAAAGGTTTAGAAGAATTTCATAATCTAACCTTATTAGGAGCTCTTGATAATAAAAAGGATACCATTGATTTAAACAGCTTTCCTAATCTTGTTTCACTCAATTGTAGTATTACGGATAGGTTAAAAGGGTTAGAGAATTGTGTAAAGTTAAAAAGACTAACAATTAGTGATTACAAGTCTAAAACCAAAGATTTATCAGCTATACCAACTCTTGAAATCTTGGAGCATTTAAGTTTAATAAAAGCAGACACTACCACTCTGCATGGTGTTGAGCGTTATAGCAATCTTAAGAAACTTGAAATATTTAGTGCTTCTAAATTGGAAGCTATAGCAGCATTGCAAGCCTTATCAGGCAGCCTTGAAGAAATACAAGTGGAGCAGTGCAAGAAAATAAATGATTATGAAACTTTAGGGAAAGTGAAATCCCTGAAAAAAATAATATTGTCTGAATCGGGCGAAATTAAAAGCCTTGCCTTTGTAAAGGAGTTGCCCCTTCTTGAATTTATAAGCTTTTGGGGAACGAATGTTTTAGATGGGAATATTAAATACTGTGAGGGTATAAACTACGTTGGTTTTGATAATAAAAAGCACTACACCCACAAATCAGAACAGTTTAAGAAATAA
- a CDS encoding DHA2 family efflux MFS transporter permease subunit, with the protein METSKQIAPPVYPTGLTRAILVGTAIVCALLELIDTTVVNVSLSEISGNIGASTSEIAWVVTSYSVANVIIIPLSAMLSALFGRKLYFTASVAIFTLASLMCGFSTDLWTLVFWRFVQGMGGGGLLSTSQSIIFGAFPPEKQATGTAIFGLGVILGPTFGPVMGGLITDNLSWHWVFFINLPIGIIAAILAWKFVPDLTGAEKPEKMDWWGILFLVIGLGCLQYILEEGAMHDWFESAEITVFAIFSALGIIAFVWRELMIDYPAVNLRLYKSYNLKIGNVLNMIVGTAITGSVFIFPLFAQTSLGWTATQTGAFMIPGSLMTAFSMPVVAGFLKKGVSPKALMIFGALMMSGFLFWLSFASPDANSDFFFVPFLMRGVGAAFMMSPVIGLSVAGLTGRDLAQAAGLSNMLRQLGGAVGIAFINIFLNNSTMQVRSILRTNISEFNAMSTDQMAGLTQTLKSIGYSADEAYTGALQLMASSVTKQQAIVAYCQGFFTLGFAVLFCVPLILLLKTPKGGSIQADSGH; encoded by the coding sequence ATGGAAACATCAAAACAAATTGCTCCGCCTGTTTACCCGACAGGTCTCACGCGGGCAATTCTCGTGGGGACGGCCATCGTGTGTGCGCTGTTGGAGCTGATAGATACGACCGTCGTAAACGTATCGCTCAGCGAAATTAGCGGCAATATTGGCGCGAGTACTTCCGAAATCGCTTGGGTCGTAACCAGTTACAGCGTTGCGAACGTTATTATTATTCCGCTTTCGGCGATGCTTTCGGCACTGTTTGGGCGCAAACTTTACTTCACGGCATCGGTGGCCATCTTTACACTGGCTTCGCTGATGTGCGGTTTTTCTACGGATTTGTGGACATTGGTCTTTTGGCGATTTGTGCAAGGTATGGGCGGCGGCGGACTCCTTTCTACGTCCCAATCCATCATCTTTGGCGCATTTCCACCCGAAAAACAAGCCACAGGCACAGCCATTTTTGGTTTGGGTGTAATACTTGGGCCAACGTTTGGGCCTGTGATGGGCGGCCTCATTACCGACAATTTAAGTTGGCATTGGGTGTTTTTTATTAACCTTCCGATTGGCATTATCGCTGCTATTTTGGCATGGAAATTCGTGCCTGACTTGACGGGAGCCGAAAAACCCGAAAAAATGGACTGGTGGGGCATTCTGTTTCTGGTCATTGGTTTGGGCTGTTTGCAATATATTTTGGAAGAAGGCGCAATGCACGACTGGTTTGAAAGTGCCGAAATCACTGTGTTTGCCATCTTTTCGGCCTTAGGCATTATTGCTTTTGTGTGGCGGGAATTAATGATAGACTACCCAGCCGTTAATCTCAGGCTTTACAAAAGCTATAACCTCAAAATCGGCAACGTGCTGAACATGATAGTGGGCACAGCGATTACGGGTTCTGTATTCATTTTCCCACTGTTCGCCCAAACTTCGCTTGGCTGGACGGCCACCCAAACAGGTGCGTTTATGATACCGGGTTCGCTTATGACGGCGTTTTCGATGCCCGTCGTGGCGGGATTTCTCAAAAAAGGCGTAAGCCCCAAAGCATTGATGATTTTCGGAGCTTTGATGATGTCGGGCTTTTTGTTTTGGCTTTCATTTGCTTCGCCAGACGCCAACAGCGATTTCTTTTTCGTGCCGTTTCTGATGCGTGGCGTTGGGGCTGCGTTCATGATGTCACCAGTAATTGGCTTGTCGGTGGCAGGCCTTACGGGTCGGGATTTGGCGCAAGCCGCGGGTTTGTCCAATATGTTGCGGCAGTTGGGCGGTGCCGTGGGGATTGCTTTCATTAATATCTTCCTGAATAACAGCACGATGCAGGTACGAAGCATTTTGCGCACGAATATTTCAGAATTTAATGCCATGTCCACCGACCAAATGGCTGGCCTTACGCAAACGCTCAAAAGTATTGGCTATTCGGCAGATGAAGCCTACACGGGAGCTTTGCAACTCATGGCCAGTTCGGTAACCAAACAGCAAGCCATCGTAGCCTATTGTCAGGGATTTTTCACGTTGGGATTTGCGGTTTTGTTCTGCGTGCCGCTGATTTTATTACTCAAAACACCCAAAGGCGGCAGCATTCAGGCCGACAGTGGTCACTAA
- a CDS encoding PAS domain-containing protein, with the protein MAKILQNLKTKQKLTLQGLFGISGLIVSFFVFFAMQHEQESRQKKLENYANINESITNVRTYYNILRGDIFAFFILDPVEEKDQIIQTQTHYNKAVNDLIQAQKTIESVSGSDEDLHKSAQEFIETSNKLLTYCQNNSSKIIELRHEEDSSYLVIKNQLVRDFQPLFDKLADKQSTLFSQIETRRQQANNDLIKINKYGILIILSIIVVTGLILFGLSHYIGEQIAAPVIKVKDILEKIAVGQLPKVEIDAANNEVSQMTNSLHILVDELENLRQFTNEVGSGNFDKEVVIFQNQGEIASSLYGMKVNLKKASEVERIQNWTASGLAELGKILRKNYDTSADLYNEVLSYLVRYLKANQGSFFIVEDQVNNTQLELVACWAYNRKKFVQKTLNIGEGLVGQVYLERDIIYMTQIPDNYIKITSGLGEATPKHLFIFPLINNDKVQGVIELASFNKIEDYQQDFLKQFADVMASEIIAEKVNTRTTKLLKQSQEQAEEMRAQEEELRQNMEEMQATQEEVQRKGKEIEKILAESNSILEGISMTMIVAELSVEGNFISTNENFNKVLKFPPAAIIGKHHVAMVPPERKNSEAYEQNWATMRAGKSVMGVYLYKTALGEMVWFNAVYSPVFDENNNVQKIMLFATDVTAQKAKEAEVDVLLQTSVAQEEELRQSMEELAANQENIQRLFNEVQNKERYLHELINSSSDSIMVVDTEYKLLSFNNTLRNSYTGIEVTEGTNIFDLLPPAEHTNYKATYDRSLKKGEKFSETTHYQMDGINAYFFAQYTPLYDQNNEIMAVSVFAKDISEMVIAKQNAENIAAQFESQNKALEEQQAQLHLSMEELSANQENIEGLLNDVQSKERYLHELINSSTDSVTVIDTNYKLLTFNNTLKNAFVGIDVKEGMSIFDLIVPTEHTKYKATYDRCIKDGERFSDTVSFQIDGFHAYYFVQYTPLYDQNGEVMAVSIFSKDVSEMVIAKQNAENIAAQFESQNKALEEQQAQLHLSMEELSANQENIEGLFKDLQDKESYLHELINASNDSIMVIDQNYNLKTFNNALVQAYQGLEVKEGKSVLELLPAADHEAYKATYDRVLKAGETFSETTHLQMDKIDAYFTAKYTPIRNTDNQIIAVAIIAKDVSELERCKQKNQELKLALGESNTK; encoded by the coding sequence ATGGCTAAAATTTTACAAAATTTGAAAACCAAGCAAAAGCTAACACTTCAAGGCTTGTTTGGTATTAGCGGGCTTATCGTCTCTTTTTTCGTTTTTTTTGCAATGCAACATGAACAAGAAAGCCGCCAGAAAAAATTAGAAAATTATGCAAATATCAATGAGAGTATAACGAATGTGCGAACATATTATAATATTTTAAGGGGTGATATATTTGCTTTTTTTATATTAGATCCTGTAGAGGAAAAAGACCAAATTATCCAAACACAAACACATTATAATAAGGCTGTAAATGATCTTATTCAAGCACAAAAAACCATAGAATCAGTTTCTGGTAGTGATGAAGATTTGCATAAATCGGCACAAGAGTTTATCGAAACAAGCAATAAATTATTGACTTATTGCCAGAATAATAGCAGTAAAATTATCGAATTAAGACATGAAGAAGATAGCTCTTATTTGGTAATAAAAAATCAGCTTGTTAGGGATTTTCAGCCTTTGTTTGATAAACTAGCAGATAAACAATCTACGCTTTTTTCTCAGATAGAAACACGCCGTCAGCAAGCTAATAATGATTTAATTAAAATCAACAAATACGGTATATTGATTATTTTGTCAATAATTGTTGTTACTGGCCTGATTTTGTTTGGTTTGTCGCATTATATCGGCGAGCAGATCGCCGCACCAGTGATTAAGGTAAAAGACATTTTGGAAAAAATAGCGGTTGGTCAACTCCCTAAAGTAGAGATAGATGCAGCCAATAATGAGGTCTCACAAATGACCAATTCTTTACATATATTGGTAGATGAACTGGAGAATTTGAGACAGTTTACCAACGAAGTGGGCAGCGGAAATTTTGATAAAGAAGTCGTTATTTTTCAAAATCAAGGAGAGATTGCATCTTCTTTGTATGGCATGAAAGTGAATTTGAAAAAGGCTTCAGAAGTAGAAAGAATTCAAAATTGGACGGCTTCAGGCTTGGCTGAACTGGGTAAAATTTTAAGAAAAAATTATGACACTTCTGCTGATTTGTATAATGAGGTTTTGAGTTATTTAGTACGCTATTTAAAAGCCAATCAAGGTTCATTTTTTATTGTGGAGGACCAAGTTAATAATACTCAATTGGAATTGGTGGCATGTTGGGCTTATAATCGTAAAAAATTTGTACAAAAAACCCTCAATATTGGAGAAGGATTAGTAGGCCAAGTATATCTCGAAAGAGACATTATTTACATGACTCAAATCCCTGATAATTATATAAAAATCACATCGGGGCTTGGCGAAGCTACCCCAAAACATTTATTTATATTCCCGCTCATCAATAACGATAAAGTACAGGGGGTGATTGAACTTGCATCATTTAATAAGATAGAGGATTATCAGCAAGATTTCTTGAAGCAATTTGCAGACGTGATGGCTTCCGAGATTATTGCAGAAAAGGTAAATACTCGTACTACTAAACTGCTGAAACAGAGCCAAGAGCAAGCAGAAGAAATGCGTGCTCAGGAAGAGGAATTGCGCCAAAATATGGAGGAAATGCAGGCCACGCAAGAAGAAGTCCAGCGGAAAGGAAAAGAAATCGAAAAAATACTGGCAGAATCTAATAGTATTTTGGAGGGTATCAGTATGACTATGATTGTGGCCGAACTTTCCGTTGAAGGTAATTTTATTTCTACCAACGAAAACTTTAATAAAGTACTCAAATTCCCGCCTGCCGCAATTATTGGAAAGCACCACGTTGCGATGGTGCCACCCGAAAGAAAAAATTCAGAGGCTTACGAGCAGAATTGGGCTACAATGCGTGCTGGCAAGTCTGTTATGGGCGTATACCTTTACAAAACTGCTCTTGGCGAAATGGTCTGGTTCAATGCTGTTTATAGCCCTGTTTTTGACGAAAATAATAATGTACAGAAAATCATGCTTTTTGCCACTGACGTAACTGCCCAAAAAGCAAAAGAGGCTGAAGTAGATGTACTTTTGCAGACATCTGTGGCCCAGGAAGAGGAGTTACGCCAGAGTATGGAGGAGTTGGCCGCTAATCAAGAGAATATTCAACGGTTGTTTAATGAAGTACAAAACAAAGAACGCTATTTGCACGAGTTGATTAACTCGTCTAGCGATTCGATTATGGTGGTTGATACTGAATACAAGTTGTTGAGTTTCAATAATACTTTGAGAAATTCTTATACAGGAATAGAGGTAACAGAGGGCACTAATATTTTTGATTTGTTGCCGCCTGCCGAGCATACTAACTACAAAGCTACTTACGATCGTAGTCTCAAAAAAGGAGAGAAGTTTTCGGAAACCACACATTATCAAATGGATGGTATTAATGCTTATTTCTTTGCTCAATATACGCCGCTTTATGATCAAAATAACGAAATAATGGCTGTTTCGGTATTTGCCAAAGATATATCGGAGATGGTGATTGCCAAACAAAATGCTGAAAATATAGCCGCGCAATTTGAATCCCAAAACAAAGCATTGGAGGAACAACAAGCACAGTTGCATCTGAGTATGGAAGAGCTTTCGGCTAATCAAGAGAATATCGAGGGGCTGCTCAATGACGTACAAAGCAAAGAACGCTATTTGCACGAACTCATCAACTCTTCTACAGATTCTGTTACAGTGATTGACACCAACTATAAACTATTGACTTTCAATAATACACTAAAGAATGCTTTTGTAGGAATAGACGTGAAAGAAGGAATGAGTATTTTTGATTTGATAGTGCCTACTGAGCATACCAAATACAAAGCTACTTATGATAGATGTATCAAAGATGGCGAGCGATTCTCAGATACCGTATCTTTCCAAATAGATGGCTTCCATGCGTATTATTTTGTGCAATATACCCCACTTTACGACCAAAATGGTGAAGTCATGGCGGTTTCTATATTCTCGAAAGATGTTTCGGAGATGGTGATTGCCAAACAAAATGCTGAAAATATAGCCGCGCAATTTGAATCCCAAAACAAGGCATTGGAGGAACAACAAGCACAGTTGCATCTGAGTATGGAAGAGCTTTCGGCTAATCAAGAGAATATCGAGGGCTTGTTTAAAGACCTACAAGACAAAGAAAGTTACTTGCATGAGTTGATCAATGCGTCTAATGATTCGATTATGGTTATTGATCAAAACTATAACCTCAAAACATTTAATAACGCGTTGGTGCAAGCTTATCAGGGCTTAGAGGTAAAAGAAGGTAAATCGGTATTAGAATTGCTGCCAGCAGCAGACCATGAAGCATACAAAGCTACTTATGATCGTGTCTTGAAAGCAGGCGAAACTTTCTCTGAGACAACTCATTTGCAAATGGACAAGATAGATGCTTATTTTACGGCGAAATATACCCCTATTCGCAACACTGACAATCAAATTATTGCAGTGGCTATTATTGCGAAAGACGTTTCAGAACTAGAGCGCTGCAAAC
- a CDS encoding HlyD family secretion protein, whose product MKKEESAGKKSPMLLYGILGVAAVATAGFFYWKQTSGFETTDNAQLDGNIITVKSNVSSYVDKIYFKDNQLVKKGDTLITLNTIELQAKVEQARAALANAKASIKVIGKKASAGFDDAQASEQLVKSNQQAVEAATSNFNLAKEEHERNTQLFAIKGITQQDFTASKNQLEVAKSSLEQAVSRMKSSLATAHGRTASAQSDEAQLGTAEALIEQRKAELVLAEYNLSHAYVTAPCSGIVTKRVVQQGNLVSASQNLCAIVDTQELWVTANLKESQLKSVQVGQPVEIELDAYPNIQLKGTVSSFGGATGAKFSLLPPDNASGNFVKIVQRVPLRIALDNSTAANLPKGVSLMPGLSAFVKIKVQ is encoded by the coding sequence ATGAAAAAAGAAGAAAGTGCAGGTAAAAAAAGTCCGATGCTTCTGTACGGCATCCTTGGAGTTGCAGCAGTGGCCACCGCAGGATTTTTTTATTGGAAACAAACAAGCGGTTTTGAAACCACCGACAACGCCCAACTGGACGGCAACATCATTACGGTAAAGTCTAATGTGTCGAGTTATGTGGACAAAATTTATTTCAAAGACAATCAATTAGTCAAAAAAGGAGATACGCTTATCACCCTGAATACCATTGAGTTGCAGGCAAAAGTAGAGCAAGCACGCGCCGCATTGGCCAACGCCAAAGCCAGCATTAAAGTAATTGGGAAAAAAGCCAGCGCAGGTTTTGACGATGCCCAAGCCTCTGAGCAGCTCGTAAAATCCAACCAACAAGCCGTAGAGGCGGCCACTTCTAATTTTAATTTGGCCAAAGAAGAACACGAACGCAACACGCAACTTTTTGCCATCAAAGGCATTACGCAACAAGATTTTACGGCTTCCAAAAATCAACTGGAAGTAGCCAAAAGCAGTTTGGAACAAGCCGTAAGTCGCATGAAATCTTCGCTTGCAACGGCTCACGGACGGACGGCCTCTGCCCAATCCGACGAAGCACAACTCGGCACGGCGGAAGCCTTGATTGAGCAAAGAAAAGCGGAATTAGTATTGGCCGAATACAATTTGTCGCACGCCTACGTGACGGCTCCGTGTTCGGGCATCGTGACCAAACGCGTAGTGCAACAAGGCAATTTGGTATCGGCTTCCCAAAATCTGTGCGCCATCGTGGACACGCAAGAGCTTTGGGTTACGGCCAATTTGAAAGAAAGCCAACTAAAATCCGTGCAAGTGGGACAACCTGTTGAAATAGAATTAGATGCGTACCCAAATATTCAGCTAAAAGGAACGGTGAGTTCGTTTGGCGGCGCGACAGGAGCTAAATTTTCGCTTCTCCCGCCCGACAACGCCTCTGGTAACTTCGTAAAAATCGTACAACGCGTTCCGTTGCGCATCGCCCTCGACAATTCCACAGCGGCCAATTTACCCAAAGGCGTATCCTTAATGCCTGGCCTGAGTGCTTTTGTAAAAATTAAAGTACAGTAA
- a CDS encoding O-acetyl-ADP-ribose deacetylase, producing MIELIKGDITKITVDAIVNAANTSLLGGGGVDGAIHKAGGKAILEDCQKIRSKQGGCKVSEAVITTAGKLPAKFVIHTVGPVWNNGNNNEENLLAAAYLNSLRLASQNAIHTISFPNISTGIYRFPKDKAAQIAVQVVSDFLATTDTIEKVIFVCFDDENYTLYAKLLNQKDLYNK from the coding sequence ATGATCGAGCTAATAAAAGGAGATATTACAAAAATAACCGTTGATGCTATTGTAAATGCAGCCAACACATCATTGCTTGGTGGCGGGGGCGTTGATGGTGCAATACACAAAGCTGGAGGAAAAGCGATACTTGAAGATTGTCAGAAAATCAGAAGTAAACAAGGTGGTTGCAAGGTAAGTGAAGCCGTCATTACTACGGCTGGCAAGCTCCCCGCAAAATTTGTAATTCATACCGTTGGGCCAGTTTGGAATAACGGCAACAATAACGAGGAAAATTTGTTGGCAGCAGCCTACCTTAACAGCCTTCGCCTTGCCTCGCAAAACGCCATTCATACAATCTCATTCCCTAATATTAGTACGGGTATTTACCGATTCCCTAAAGACAAAGCCGCACAAATCGCCGTCCAAGTCGTATCTGATTTCTTGGCTACCACAGACACCATTGAAAAAGTAATTTTCGTTTGCTTCGATGACGAAAACTATACGCTTTATGCCAAACTCTTAAACCAAAAAGATTTATACAACAAATAA
- a CDS encoding TetR/AcrR family transcriptional regulator, translating into MSDSRELILNTAFRLFLEKSYHEVTMQDIVKATGLSKGAFYHYFNSKEMVFEEIIEWFFKDIYQISFAGFSKNSLWEFCEDYLKMVAERVYKYANTDGVMRTNQYSLIFDATKIFPQFRDKQKRRQEIELQQWTSVIAKARESGEIASPLSDEQIAKLFIYQNYGIGVYHVLRAQVDELLSERRNQFKAIYELLKK; encoded by the coding sequence ATGAGCGATTCCAGAGAATTAATCCTTAACACTGCTTTTCGGCTTTTCTTAGAGAAAAGTTACCACGAAGTAACAATGCAAGACATTGTGAAAGCGACGGGCTTGTCCAAAGGTGCATTTTACCATTACTTCAACAGCAAGGAAATGGTTTTTGAAGAAATTATTGAGTGGTTTTTCAAAGATATTTACCAAATCAGTTTTGCGGGCTTTTCCAAAAACTCACTTTGGGAATTTTGCGAAGATTACCTAAAAATGGTTGCCGAACGCGTTTACAAATACGCCAACACCGACGGAGTGATGCGAACCAACCAATATTCTTTGATTTTTGATGCGACCAAAATCTTTCCGCAGTTTCGCGACAAACAAAAACGAAGGCAAGAAATAGAGCTGCAACAATGGACGAGCGTCATTGCCAAAGCCCGCGAAAGTGGCGAAATCGCCTCGCCGCTCTCCGATGAACAAATCGCCAAACTATTTATTTATCAAAACTATGGCATCGGCGTATATCATGTGCTCCGAGCGCAGGTAGATGAACTGCTCAGCGAACGCCGCAACCAATTTAAAGCCATTTATGAGCTTCTAAAAAAATAA